In one Saccharibacillus brassicae genomic region, the following are encoded:
- the narJ gene encoding nitrate reductase molybdenum cofactor assembly chaperone, whose product MIDVTKLYDYKTSFGFFASQLMYPQKLDFHPAFLEESFADAHPAYADAHAYWNKMHELSLDEIQERYTETFDFQKDCALYMTYFKFEDAKERGQMLLRLKILYEMFGLEMPEGELPDYLPLMCEFLYAAEWMKERKAPENFRLIFGVLEDGTYHLLAALEQLDSPYRHLVQGLRRTLKACLEQETVNP is encoded by the coding sequence GTGATTGATGTAACGAAGCTCTACGATTACAAAACGTCTTTCGGATTTTTTGCCAGTCAGCTCATGTATCCGCAAAAGCTGGATTTCCATCCGGCTTTTCTGGAAGAGTCGTTCGCGGATGCCCACCCGGCCTACGCGGACGCGCACGCTTACTGGAACAAGATGCACGAGCTGAGCCTGGACGAGATTCAGGAGCGGTACACGGAAACGTTCGATTTTCAAAAAGACTGCGCGCTGTACATGACGTACTTCAAATTCGAAGACGCCAAAGAGCGCGGGCAGATGCTGCTGCGGCTTAAAATTCTGTACGAAATGTTCGGCCTGGAGATGCCCGAAGGCGAACTGCCCGATTACCTGCCGCTGATGTGCGAGTTTCTGTACGCCGCGGAATGGATGAAAGAGCGCAAAGCGCCCGAAAACTTCCGGCTGATCTTCGGGGTACTCGAAGACGGCACGTACCATTTGCTGGCCGCGCTCGAACAGCTGGACAGCCCGTACCGTCATCTGGTGCAGGGACTGCGCCGGACTTTGAAAGCGTGCCTGGAACAGGAGACCGTGAATCCATGA
- a CDS encoding GAF domain-containing protein, translating into MELYADYQRELEAIRQAFGYDFLALALVEPAEQQYVIRWKYAAGNRNERFRRIMLQSGKGIAGIVFKTGKSVFIPSVPAYVGADSLFNYPIVQSEKLESLGAVPLWNDARVAGVLLAGFREEGRMTPELMQALEQAARSGIGELDGREVASN; encoded by the coding sequence ATGGAACTTTACGCAGATTACCAACGGGAACTCGAAGCGATCCGGCAGGCGTTCGGCTACGACTTCCTGGCGCTGGCTCTCGTCGAGCCGGCCGAACAGCAGTACGTCATCCGCTGGAAATACGCGGCGGGCAACCGCAACGAGCGTTTTCGCCGCATCATGCTCCAGTCCGGCAAAGGCATCGCGGGCATCGTGTTCAAAACGGGCAAATCGGTGTTCATTCCGTCGGTTCCCGCGTACGTGGGAGCCGACAGCCTGTTCAATTATCCGATCGTCCAATCGGAGAAGCTCGAAAGTCTCGGCGCCGTTCCGCTGTGGAACGATGCGCGCGTCGCCGGCGTCCTGCTGGCGGGATTCCGCGAAGAAGGGCGGATGACGCCCGAGCTGATGCAGGCGCTGGAACAAGCGGCGCGTTCGGGCATCGGCGAGCTGGACGGCAGGGAGGTGGCTTCGAATTGA
- the narH gene encoding nitrate reductase subunit beta codes for MKIKAQIAMVMNLDKCIGCHTCSVTCKTTWTNRKGAEYMWFNNVETKPGIGYPKRWEDQELYKGGWQLRKGKLELKSGNKLSKIALGKIFYNPDMPEMKDYYEPWTYNYENLTNAKDQEHSPVARAHSVITGEKMDLNWGPNWEDDLAGAHITGPLDPNIQKIEEEIKFNFEKSFMVYLPRLCEHCLNPSCVASCPSGAMYKREEDGIVLVDQEACRGWRYCMTGCPYKKVYFNWQTNKAEKCTFCFPRIEAGLPTVCSETCTGRIRYLGVLLYDADRVYESASTPNEQDLYKAQCELFLDPHDPEIIKQARRDGISEDWIEGAQNSPVYKLAIEHKLAFPLHPEYRTLPMVWYVPPLSPIMNYFEGRDSIENPDMIFPAIEEMRTPIQYLANMLTAGDTVTVKESLQRMAMMRSYMRAKTTGKEFDNARLERVGLTARQTEEMYRLLAIAKYEDRFVVPTSHREGYVNPYRAQGAAGFGDMLGAMGANTGCDGCGPTASAIDPNSEAPSKTGKDLYEENFYGGIWRD; via the coding sequence TTGAAAATTAAAGCGCAAATCGCAATGGTCATGAACCTCGACAAATGTATCGGCTGCCATACGTGCAGCGTGACGTGCAAAACGACCTGGACCAACCGCAAAGGCGCGGAGTACATGTGGTTCAACAACGTCGAGACGAAGCCGGGCATCGGGTATCCGAAGCGCTGGGAAGACCAGGAACTGTACAAAGGCGGCTGGCAGCTTCGCAAAGGCAAACTGGAACTGAAATCCGGCAACAAACTGTCCAAAATCGCGCTCGGCAAAATTTTCTACAACCCGGACATGCCGGAAATGAAAGATTACTACGAGCCGTGGACGTACAACTACGAAAATCTCACCAACGCCAAAGACCAGGAGCATTCGCCGGTCGCGCGGGCCCATTCCGTCATTACGGGCGAGAAAATGGACCTGAACTGGGGACCGAACTGGGAAGACGATCTGGCCGGCGCGCATATTACCGGCCCGCTCGACCCGAATATCCAGAAGATCGAAGAAGAGATCAAGTTCAATTTCGAAAAATCGTTCATGGTGTATCTGCCGCGGCTGTGCGAGCACTGCCTCAATCCGAGCTGCGTCGCGTCGTGCCCGTCGGGCGCGATGTACAAGCGCGAAGAAGACGGCATCGTGCTGGTCGACCAGGAAGCGTGCCGCGGCTGGCGGTACTGCATGACCGGCTGTCCGTACAAAAAAGTGTATTTCAACTGGCAGACGAACAAAGCGGAGAAATGCACGTTCTGCTTCCCGCGGATCGAAGCGGGCCTGCCGACCGTCTGCTCCGAGACGTGCACCGGCCGTATCCGTTACCTCGGCGTGCTGCTGTACGACGCGGACCGCGTGTACGAATCGGCTTCCACGCCGAACGAGCAGGATCTGTACAAAGCGCAGTGCGAGTTGTTCCTCGATCCGCATGATCCCGAGATCATCAAGCAGGCGCGCCGAGACGGCATCTCCGAAGACTGGATCGAAGGCGCGCAGAACTCGCCGGTCTACAAGCTCGCGATCGAGCACAAGCTGGCTTTCCCGCTGCACCCGGAATACCGGACGCTGCCGATGGTCTGGTACGTGCCGCCGCTGAGCCCGATCATGAACTATTTCGAAGGCCGCGACTCGATCGAGAATCCGGACATGATCTTCCCGGCGATCGAAGAGATGCGCACCCCGATCCAATACCTGGCCAATATGCTGACGGCCGGCGACACCGTGACGGTCAAGGAATCGCTGCAGCGCATGGCGATGATGCGTTCCTATATGCGCGCCAAGACGACCGGCAAAGAGTTCGACAACGCCCGGCTGGAGCGGGTCGGCCTGACCGCCCGCCAGACGGAAGAGATGTACCGGCTGCTCGCGATCGCCAAGTACGAAGACCGCTTCGTCGTGCCGACCTCGCACCGCGAAGGCTACGTCAATCCGTACCGGGCGCAGGGCGCCGCCGGCTTCGGCGACATGCTCGGCGCGATGGGCGCGAACACGGGCTGCGACGGCTGCGGACCGACCGCGTCCGCGATCGATCCGAATTCGGAAGCGCCGTCCAAGACCGGCAAAGACCTGTACGAAGAAAACTTCTATGGAGGGATCTGGCGTGATTGA
- the narI gene encoding respiratory nitrate reductase subunit gamma, producing the protein MNMFDQLLWVIFPYACLMIFVVGHIFRYRHDQFSWTAKSSEFIEKKQLMFGSLLFHLGIIPVIFGHVSGLLIPKSWMAAMGVSEHIYHIGAVYIGGIFGAMTLIGMLLLTSRRFTIRNVRRLSSASDLIVNVLLLFIVFMGMYATLFTNAVQPTFDYRESISVWFRGLFLLRPDASLMHNVPMSFKIHALTGFAIFAFWPFTRLVHVWSVPLNYVGRSYILYRRHKSN; encoded by the coding sequence ATGAATATGTTCGATCAACTGCTGTGGGTCATTTTCCCTTACGCCTGCCTCATGATTTTCGTCGTGGGTCATATTTTCCGTTACCGGCACGACCAATTCAGCTGGACAGCCAAATCAAGCGAATTTATCGAGAAAAAACAGCTCATGTTCGGCAGCCTGCTGTTTCATCTCGGCATTATCCCGGTCATTTTCGGTCACGTATCCGGTCTGCTGATCCCGAAATCGTGGATGGCGGCGATGGGCGTCAGCGAGCATATCTACCATATCGGAGCCGTGTACATCGGCGGCATCTTCGGCGCGATGACGCTGATCGGCATGCTGCTGCTGACCTCGCGGCGCTTCACGATCCGCAATGTGCGCCGGCTCAGCTCCGCGTCCGACCTGATCGTCAACGTGCTGCTGCTGTTCATCGTGTTCATGGGCATGTACGCCACGCTGTTCACGAACGCCGTACAGCCGACATTCGATTACCGCGAGTCGATCTCGGTCTGGTTCCGCGGATTGTTCCTGCTGCGCCCGGACGCTTCGCTGATGCATAACGTGCCGATGTCGTTCAAAATCCATGCGCTGACCGGCTTCGCGATCTTCGCGTTCTGGCCGTTCACCCGGCTCGTGCACGTCTGGAGCGTGCCGTTGAATTATGTCGGAAGAAGTTATATCCTGTACAGAAGACACAAATCCAACTAG